The Papaver somniferum cultivar HN1 chromosome 6, ASM357369v1, whole genome shotgun sequence genome segment GCGGGGTATGATCCGAACCGACTGTAGGTGGATGACTCACCTTGGTATTAGGGAAATTATGTGTCCATTGGAATGACGTGAGTGCTCCGTCAATTCTCTCGCATATATTGGCATCACCTTGTTTATTATTTGACCATGTAAATGGAGATCCTTCATATCCTTCATCTTGAAGGCCCATCGAGTCAATCGGCTGTATTATGAATGACTTGCTGCTAGAACTAGATTTATTTCCGCCTTGCTTCTCGTCCTGGTCCACTATCATATTTAAATCTCCAATAAGGAGTCAAGGTTTGTTGATCTGCTGTGCAAAGTTAAAAATATAACTCCATTGTTCTATTTTGGCCTCTGATTCTAGTGCACCATAGACACAAGTAATTACCACTTCTGTCTCTCCAATTTTGGTATCGAAGTGGCACACATTAAGGTTTGATGCAATTAGCTTCATTTCTATGTTATTATGCCAAGCTATTGCTAACCCTTTTGCAATTCCAAGGGAAGGAACAATAAACCAATCAAAGAAATGGgattttttaaagaaaatctTCATTCTAGCTAAAGGAGCTTTGGTTTCAGCTAAAAAAAACAATGTCTGGTTTGTAAGAATTGTTTAGATGGTTAAAGTGGTCTTGTGTGATGGAGTCCCAATACCTTGTACATTCCAAGAAAGGAGCTTCATTTGGAAATTTTGCAGAAAAGAGTTTGTTAGGAAAATAAAAGAGCTAAAGAGCCAGATAGAATGAAAACTGAAGATAAGAAGCACCTATAAAGATAGAGGAATATCAAAGGAAAAGCAGGGGAAATTACTGGGGAAATCCTGAAAAGTACAGCACGGAGTTTAAAACACAGGGAGGGACtataaaagttaaaaaaaaacagACCAACAAAACAGAAAGGAAGGGATACAGACCTGTGGAGAAGGGAATTAATCCAGTAGATTATATAaggctagggctgcacaacgggtagggtgggtaggatatgacctatacccgtcaccctacccgtttaccggcggttaagaaaatctttacccgccaccctacccgccaaataatggatagggtaggatacggttaaaaaactggcgggtagggtagggttggcgggtaggaatagggtatgtgcacttctaggtagggtgggtaggatatggcctatacccgccaccctacccgtttactggcggttaagaaaatctttacccgccaccctacccgccaaatagtggataggataggatacggttaaaaaactggcgggtagggtagggttggcggatatGGGTAGAGTATGTGCACCCCTGTATAAGGCCAAGGGGAACTGCATAGCTAAAAAAATAGGCCAAAATAATACAATGTCAGTCAATATTACACTGAATCCTACTGCTCAGAAAAAGAGTCACCAAGGCTCAAAACAGACTGAATGTAAGAACAAACTACAACTTTTAATGTCAGATAAAAACCAACCCTATTGCAGAAGTAAAACAAAATGAAACCCAAGAAGACAGCAAATGAGGGAGAGTTAAATCAAAATACAGTCCAAAAAAAGATTACAGACAATGAGGGGGAGACAGAAGTAAGAAACAGAAACTGGATTACAAAAGGAAATGGACTTTACAGATAATTACAGCTAAAAAACAAAAGGTGTAAAGATAATTACAAACAGGAAGGGAAAGTACAAACAATACAAatcaaaaaaacacaaaaagtACATAAATTACAAGAAACAGGGAGCAAGCAAAAAAATACATAGGTCTAATGGTTTCCTGTTGCTAGTTTGCATGATATGGCATTCTCACTCAGTTGTTGAAGTTTGCAGCATTATCATCCCCTTGCACTGCAGCTGAATTGGAATGTTCATTAAACCACTGGTGAGGATGTTCCATAATAGTGACTGTAGGTTCAATAACAATAACATCTCTGGCTTCAGCTGACACTGGGTTCATTTCAACTTCATTTAGTCTCAATCTTTTAGGGACTGGCAAGTTATCTTCCTGAAAATACTTCTCCATTGTGTTCCAGTTATTCCAATAATCTTGCTCAGATGAAGACATTAGCTGCTGGGAAGATGATGCTTCATTCTTTGTTGTTGTCCTAACATAGCCTGGCAAGAAGGGATGAGTTAGGTAACCCATCATATGAGGTGCTGGAGAAGATACCCTTGGATAACTTCTATCTTCTTGACTTGCTAGctcatcttctaattctttttGAAGGTCAGTGAAAGTTACCTCTGAAGCCAAAGAACTTGTTGAGTCAGAGGAGAGAGTATCTTCTGACCATTCCATACCTTCTTGCACCATAGCAGGCTGGAGCTCCAAGTTGTTCTGATCCTGGTCTTCCTGACGTTGAAGTTCTGcttcatgttgttgttgtagtgtTGCAAGGTATGCATTCATCTCAGCCTGTTGAAGTTCTGCTTGTTGCATTTCAGCCTGTTGCTGTGCTATCTCAAATCTAGCGCAACCACTTATCTTATGGCCAATCAAGTCACGGAAACCACAAAAGAGAGTTGGAAATTTATGAAACTCAAAGTTTACCCTATTGAAAAAGCCTAGAGCATTTTCAGCATTGATTGAAAATCTGATAGGTTGTCTGATGTTTACCAAAGCTTTTACATTTATAGGAAACTTTCCATCGGGATGGCGGAGAGGAAACCCAAAGGAAGTAATATGACCATTAACAGAGAAATACCTTCTAAGGTTATCACTAGTTACTTGCTCAGGGAAAAGGTTGTGTATGGTTACAAAGAACATTTCCATAGTTGGGAACCAGTGACGAATATCATCAGTGATTTCAAGTTTTTTGATACACAAAAGATCCCCCAAAACTCTCCTAGTGTCTAAAGATAAAACACGATTCATCTCATGCTCATTTTCAAAACGAATAAGTAAAACAACAGTTCTACTTTTACTCCACCTTGGACTTTCTAGAGAAACACAAGAGCTTGCCTAATATCAAAGTTTTTTCTATTAGAAGGAATTGGTGCTATGAACGTTCCAAGAGTACTGGTCCACAAGCGCCTATTGTTTTGAAAACGGAAAGGTATAATTTGGCTTAGAACAAAATCATTACCATTGTTTAAAATCAGAGAGTCATGAAGTTGATCAGAAAGTTGTGAAACATCACCATGCCAAGCACACATGATGATACAAACAGAGTAAAAAACAGCTTAAAACCACAGGGAAATTGTATTTAGAATCAAACAAGACACagatcaaaaaacctaacttgaaaCTGAAAAAAATGCAGAGCATGAGATACAAACTACAGGTTAGTGACAAACCCACAACACAGAGTTTATATAGGGAAAATTTTGATTGATAAGCAAGGAAATCAGACTGACGCGGCAAAAATTTAGTTCCCAAAAGAATCATGATTTCTGAGCATAAAAAAATTAACCCAAGATTAGACAAGGGTTTAGAAAAAACAATCAATTGAGCAACAGATGTAAACCAAAGAGAAGGAAATTCGCCAAATGTCAAATAACGATTAAGAAAATCCATTAAACTAATCAGAATTTCTTAATAAACTCAATATGGTGAACTGAGTACGTTTTAATCCCAACTCTAGGTTAATGATTACCTGATTAGCCATTAAAGAAGTCTCTGAATCCGCCAGACAAAGCGTGTAGAAGTTGAATTAGGGATTGGATTAGATTTTGCTGCAGGGAACATAGTTAACTCCGTCTTCATAAAAAATTCTGTGAATCCATATTAAATTCTAGCCAACAGTAGCCACTAGGGCCTATAAACAGCTGATTAGCTGCTCATGAGgtggagagatttaacaaaattgcGAAAATTCGAAggagatttggggaagaagaaaggGGAAATGGGTTATTTTTTTGGGTTTGTCCGTGGGAAAGcgaaaaggatttttttttcacCCAAGCATCTCGTTTACTTATTCACAATaacaacaaaatcatatggaaATAACCAACCTGGCTTGATCGgcgtatacccaaattaattaggGCATATCCATTTTATGCTCAACCATAATAGAAGGTTAAGGGGAGTCTAATATGTATAAAGTTACCAAATTGTCCTTCTCCTAATAATAACCAAAACCACCCATTTTGGGTTTTAGATCAAAATCTTATTAATTTCTTTCCTTCTCCTTTATCATCATTCTAATGATCAATTCCTTTCTCCTACTCTATATTTAGtcattttcaaatgaaaaaatatcgttgattatgatttttttattgtcaattaATCCTTTCAAATTCATTCTAGTACTTCTTTTAGTTATTTGAATGACaaattagatcagaaaatttgaaCTTGTTGAATTGTAGTTACACAGTCGGCATGGTATTTGTTTGTcgagcatgccgacttttcatatttatttttagtcggCAAACTTATAGGATGAACAACATGCCGCCTTTTCATATATTATTTTTAGTCAGTAAGGTTATAAGATGAATAACATGCCGACTTTTCAAagagttttgtttctgaaagcaatatttacagggtcggcacagtattcatccttataccttgccgactaattatgcatttgtaacatctttctctgtatgtcaaaaatcctatagtcggcaaggtattttttgtcgagcttgccgactataaggtagccggtaaggtaaaaaatcaataagtgaaacatttacaacagtcttctgtgtgtcaaaaataatataGTCGGCGTCTTCTTCATTCACCGACCTTGCCGACcggatatagtcggcatgttaCTCATCTGTAGACCTCGTCGGccagatatagtcggcatgttcttcattcgtcgaccctgtcgacttttcatagtttcagaactgaaagtgttgatttcttctttaattttgagtatgatttcacacATCAGCTTTGCcatcccctttttagaagtgtttgggtagtatgttttcattttcgttgcaaaaaaatttctcaaaacaaatttttttcatcaaaaatctttccacatgatttcaatcaaaaacaaaatttgataacttAGATTCATAAATTTTAATCTATTTAATTAACTCATCTAaattcaattaattaacctaatcggaatttttagtgttaattaaatcaggatatattagccatttagaaaatacaaggttaaggaatagcctgttttacttcaaaatgacctgaaTTTTGTCTCATTAGATATACCCTAATTAATTTGGGCATTACCCCGATCAAACCAGGATAAACAAATAGTACAATTTATATAGTAGATTTCAATTTTTTGATATTCATTAACCCATGgagctttttcttttctttttctgaattTTCGTTGACCTAATGGGAGCGATAATATTCattacaataaaaaaaattcaaatagcATTTGAACAACACTTTCACCACACAATCACGCATTCGTCAAAATACAACAGTAGGTTTGCATAATTAGATTAAAAAGAAGGATTTAACGTGATGGCCcattggggaagaagaaggtgggtcggttgggaagaagatggtggtggtttTTAGATGCTAGTTGTGAAAAGCTTTTGTCGATAATAACTCTACAAAATTGATAGGTTTTTAGATGCTAAAAAGCTCCGAATATAAAAGTTCAAGCCCAAATGCGGACCGTTAGAAAACTAACCTGTCTGAAAAGCTTTTGGAACCCCAGCCCCCAAGAAACATAATGACTACCACAAAACCACCACCATTAACCAGCTACAACTCCTCAGAATCATCACGTTCATGGTGGTGATAATAttggtgttgatggtgatttttagcttagagttaatatcgtaaaaccttacatatgacatgacgtcactacgaccactagcacatttatcgaatcattcaacatgcctacgtaaaaattaccaAGGTATCTTTTTTCTTTATATACGCGACATTCCACGGAAAAACCCTCAATACTGACTGGAAACATCTAcgcgccaatggcataccatgtcagccacacttccgcgtcaaggcatgccgaccatgccagccgcaccacggtgccaatgacataccatgcgagccacatctccgcgccaaggcatgccgaccatgtcagccgcaccacggtgcgaATGGCATACCATAcaatccacatctccgcgccaaggcatgccagacacatctccgcgccaaggcatgccaaccatgccagccgcaccatagtgccaatggcataccataccatccacatctccatgtcaagacatgccaaccatgccagccgcaccacagtgccaatggcataccacaTGCCGTtgactgccaaacgaagggttgcaacaatcaacggctacccctccatctgagatgcagatctcagtcgtccaagttcgccacctaacgcatggaaacttccggcccaaggccaaacatcacggtttttccaaaaccctaattttggccgcgcctaaaatattccaaagccctgccggccctaccacatgtcgctggctgccaaacgaagggttgcaagaatcaacgaccacctttcctcctgagatacgaatccgagacatacaaacttgccaccaaacgatttgtggaaatctcttggccacgatgccaaaaccctaatttggtcgtgccaagagcatgcaagcgttggaaccatgccgctggttgcaaAACGAAGGGTTCCgacaatctacggctacccttcctattgagatgcagatctcatccgtacacacctgccaccaaacgactcgtggcaatgtcttggatgcgatgctaactcttggtcacggcaccaacttggctgcgatgctaactctttgGTCACAACACGAACCTGgttacgatgcctattctttggtcatggcaccaacttggctacaaacgccaaatccttggCCACGCCACATGTAGAAACatgttacacgttttccacgaaaacactcgagacatcaaaacatgtcacaaactgggggatgctcgtcagggtattggtctggcggtttacatcgtgcggcttacactacgcccgttataggaaagtgtcataagggtgaggcggttagtaaatacaagaagtaatgttgaaacgttttcttcattatggaaacatcaattccaggtgttacccgttactattttcttccatttactcaaccgttt includes the following:
- the LOC113288896 gene encoding uncharacterized protein LOC113288896 isoform X2 produces the protein MANQISGCARFEIAQQQAEMQQAELQQAEMNAYLATLQQQHEAELQRQEDQDQNNLELQPAMVQEGMEWSEDTLSSDSTSSLASEVTFTDLQKELEDELASQEDRSYPRVSSPAPHMMGYLTHPFLPGYVRTTTKNEASSSQQLMSSSEQDYWNNWNTMEKYFQEDNLPVPKRLRLNEVEMNPVSAEARDVIVIEPTVTIMEHPHQWFNEHSNSAAVQGDDNAANFNN
- the LOC113288896 gene encoding uncharacterized protein LOC113288896 isoform X1, which encodes MNRVLSLDTRRVLGDLLCIKKLEITDDIRHWFPTMEMFFVTIHNLFPEQVTSDNLRRYFSVNGHITSFGFPLRHPDGKFPINVKALVNIRQPIRFSINAENALGFFNRVNFEFHKFPTLFCGFRDLIGHKISGCARFEIAQQQAEMQQAELQQAEMNAYLATLQQQHEAELQRQEDQDQNNLELQPAMVQEGMEWSEDTLSSDSTSSLASEVTFTDLQKELEDELASQEDRSYPRVSSPAPHMMGYLTHPFLPGYVRTTTKNEASSSQQLMSSSEQDYWNNWNTMEKYFQEDNLPVPKRLRLNEVEMNPVSAEARDVIVIEPTVTIMEHPHQWFNEHSNSAAVQGDDNAANFNN
- the LOC113288896 gene encoding uncharacterized protein LOC113288896 isoform X3, which produces MNRVLSLDTRRVLGDLLCIKKLEITDDIRHWFPTMEMFFVTIHNLFPEQVTSDNLRRYFSVNGHITSFGFPLRHPDGKFPINVKALVNIRQPIRFSINAENALGFFNRVNFEFHKFPTLFCGFRDLIGHKISGCARFEIAQQQAEMQQAELQQAEMNAYLATLQQQHEAELQRQEDQDQNNLELQPAMVQEGMEWSEDTLSSDSTSSLASEAMLGQQQRMKHHLPSS